The following proteins come from a genomic window of Achromobacter sp. AONIH1:
- the cysS gene encoding cysteine--tRNA ligase, whose amino-acid sequence MPLALYDTWSRTVRSFTPIQADHVGMYCCGPTVYDHAHIGNLRTYVFEDILRRVLIRNGYEVRHVVNITDVGHLTSDADEGEDKMEKGSRRTGESAYAIAQRYTEAFVADWHALNLQEPTVWCRATDHIAEQIAFIGELDRSGYVYRTNDGLYFDTSKQDDYGFLARLDRAGLQAGKRVPLGTKQNITDFALWKFSPEGVARQMEWDSPWGRGFPGWHIECSAMSAKYLGIWFDIHCGGEDHIAVHHTNEIAQTQAAHGTRLANFWIHGHFLTLNADSKMSKSSGDFVRLQTLRSRNIDPLAYRYLCMTAHYRSKLHFSWASLGAAQTALNRLRHLYSGWSDGGHIDPDFVARFNAELNNDLNLPRALAVLWELVKSELPPATLKATVDSFDSVLGLGLRDWNPVAPDIPERIRVLLGERAQAREAKNWAKADEIRKMLSTRGWRVEDGNDGQRLTEITTPATDIGS is encoded by the coding sequence ATGCCACTTGCGTTGTATGACACTTGGTCGCGTACCGTGCGCTCGTTCACGCCAATCCAAGCTGATCACGTCGGCATGTATTGCTGTGGACCCACCGTCTACGACCATGCGCATATTGGCAATCTAAGAACGTATGTGTTTGAAGACATTCTGCGCCGGGTACTCATTCGCAACGGTTACGAGGTCCGTCACGTCGTTAATATCACCGACGTCGGCCACCTGACTTCGGATGCCGACGAAGGCGAAGACAAGATGGAAAAAGGTAGCAGACGGACCGGGGAGTCCGCATACGCTATTGCTCAGCGCTACACCGAGGCCTTTGTCGCGGATTGGCATGCCCTCAACTTGCAGGAACCGACGGTATGGTGCCGCGCGACAGATCACATCGCCGAACAGATCGCGTTTATCGGCGAGCTGGACCGGTCCGGCTACGTGTATAGGACCAACGACGGTCTCTATTTCGACACAAGCAAACAGGATGACTACGGCTTTCTGGCCCGGCTCGACCGTGCCGGCCTGCAGGCGGGCAAACGCGTGCCACTTGGCACGAAGCAGAACATCACGGATTTCGCGCTGTGGAAGTTCAGTCCGGAAGGCGTAGCGCGGCAGATGGAATGGGATAGCCCATGGGGACGTGGATTTCCGGGCTGGCATATTGAGTGCTCGGCGATGTCGGCGAAGTACCTCGGCATCTGGTTCGACATCCACTGTGGCGGAGAAGACCACATCGCCGTGCATCACACCAACGAAATTGCACAAACACAAGCGGCCCACGGCACTCGTCTTGCGAACTTCTGGATACACGGACATTTTCTAACACTCAATGCCGACAGCAAGATGTCGAAGTCGAGTGGGGACTTTGTTCGCTTGCAGACCTTGCGCAGTCGGAACATCGATCCGCTTGCCTACCGTTACCTGTGCATGACAGCTCATTACCGGAGCAAGCTGCATTTCAGCTGGGCGTCTCTTGGTGCTGCGCAGACAGCCTTGAACCGGCTGCGGCATCTCTATTCCGGTTGGTCGGACGGTGGCCACATCGATCCGGATTTCGTCGCGCGCTTCAATGCCGAATTGAATAATGACCTGAATCTGCCGAGGGCATTGGCCGTGCTATGGGAACTCGTCAAGAGCGAGCTCCCTCCTGCGACCTTGAAAGCGACTGTGGACAGCTTTGATTCTGTACTGGGCCTCGGGCTACGCGATTGGAACCCAGTTGCGCCTGACATTCCGGAACGCATTCGGGTGCTGCTCGGTGAGCGCGCTCAAGCCCGAGAGGCAAAGAACTGGGCAAAAGCCGATGAAATACGGAAGATGTTAAGCACCCGAGGCTGGAGAGTCGAGGATGGCAACGACGGGCAGCGCCTGACTGAAATCACTACGCCCGCCACAGATATCGGAAGCTAG